tcataacacaatgttaggtcacaaaggAAAAAAGCATATGTTGTCGTGCTACCTTAGCCCGGTTTTTGcagtatcgcttaggtggatcatattcgtagttctcacacataaagaacctcatccCGTAATCATCGCCTAAAACATCTAATTTCATTAActtgcacaacgaaccgcagaaaCATATTGCCACATCAGTTCCTTCAGGTATGGTTGTTTCATGCTTGCTTCTTGGAATGTAGATTGATCCCGAGGAAGATATTGGCATTTTGGTGTAGTGGCCCTAATGACAGTGGCGTAGCCAGAATTTGGAGCAATGGTGGTCCATTGTCTaattttttttacccgctataaATTTAACATGTCGGTAAAATATTAAGATGAAGGTCTATTTGACTACGCTAAGAACCAAGAGATtccaataatatattattttctaGTGACATAGAATAAAATAAGATTTTGTGCACCTTATGGCTGATGCTTGATGGTGAATCGTTGTTGCTGATCGAAGCCACTAGGCACTAGCAAATAGATGACACATTGCTGATCACAGCCACTAGCAAATAGCAGATGCGTGATGCATCATGCATCTCTAGCTCAGTAGCTCTACGGAGAGATTTGAAGGGAAAATTGAAACATGGCTAAACAAATAGGATAATCGAAAGAAGATTTTGAGGCGTATTGCAAAGCACTAACATGTGCTGCTCGCCTGCTTGTCGACTCGTCGTCCGGCGCCCACCACTGGCCCGTCGGCCGTCGCTGCCGCTATGTGTCGCAGTAAAAAGAGAGATCGAAAGGGTGCAACAGGCAGCAGGATACGAAGTTGCACTCTCTGCGCTATGCGGAACAGGAAAGTAGGGTTGCAGAAACACGAAAGCTATGAAGTAcggcacatgggctgctgtcATCCAAATTTCCTATCTGTATGGGTCTTGGATGGGCCGAGCGCATGGTGGTCCATGGACCACCCGGACCACCATGTAACTCCGCCCCTGCCTAATGACGAGCATTTATTTCAACAATGCACCTATTCGAAACAAAATTCATGAGTCAAAAATTAAGAGGGCATAGAGGATACCTTGGGATACCTTGCTCTTGTAGATCTGTGGTTTTAATCGGACTTTCCAAGGTTAAATTTCTCGTTTGGGCGACTGGAGGTTCTGATAAAAACCGAGAAGGAGGAAACAAATGATAGACGCTCGGGAAGAAGGGAAGAAGGGGGTATATATGGCGCCGAGGTCGGCGCCAAGATCTGCGGCGCCGACCCTTCTGCCACGTCAGACGCCACATCAGGCATCTAGCTTGTGCGGGCGTGGCACTCGGCGCCACAGTTTACGGCGCCGACGCCCAGAGTCCAtttctacaaaaaaaaaattacaaaaaaacaCATATGGGAAATTCTTTCGCGAAAAAGactaaattgcaaaaaaaaaaagtcagctGGTGCCCCCGGCGCAGGCTTGGTCAGTGGCCGCCGTGCCCTCCCCCTCCGAtccccgcgcgcgcggcccggggcggggcggcgagaaCAGAACAAACCCCCGCTTCAGTCGCTGCAGGgggtcgtggtggtggtgggtttCGACCGGCACCGCGCACGCCCGTGGCCAATCCCCAGGAGAACACGCGGCCATCGATGCCTCCTCGcacggcgcagcagcagcagcggctggaGCGGGTCGTCATGGCCGATCTGGGCTACCTTTGTTTATCCCTGCGTGTCTCGGGTCGATCCACCCATCGCTCTCCTTTTTCTCTCCTGCAAGCAACCCGACCGAGCACACAGCCCCCCTAGCTACTCCATCACTGCACTGGCAGGCAGCTCTGGTTGGCCTGGTGCGTCGGTTTCAGTTCGGGTATTTCAATCAGGTGTGTCCAGTACTCCAGTCCAAGGTGAAGGTCACCGCGAGTTGTAAACCCAGTCCACACTCCACCTCCTATAAATCATCCTCACCCGCTGCAGCCGGGGAAAAACACAACGAACCATCGAGAGGAAAGTGCCCTCACTTCCCAAACCTTTCTCTCCCCCCAAAACCCCTCCTCCTCTACCTCTTCTTTCCATCTCGACAACAAACTCCGGTGAGCTCAGaggcctcgtcgtcggatcCTCGTCCGCTCCGCGATGAGCACTAGCGGCGGCAACGCTGCCAGCGCTAGCTTCGAGCAGCACGCCAAGCGGCGTCCCCCGGCGTCGTCGGGGccgtcgcagcagcagcagcatcggaAGCTGCTGAGGCTGTCGTCGGtgcacgacgacgacgacgtggccGCGGGCGTCGTGCCGCCGGTCACCGTGGTCCTGGACGGGCGCTGCATCTGCCACCGCGTCCACCTCAACCGGCACACCGGGTACCGCAGCCTCGCGGGCGCGCTCCGCCGCCTGTTCGTCGACACGGGCGACGACCTCGGCGAGGACGGCCTCGACCTCGCCAATGCCATCCCGGGGCACGTCGTGGCGTACGAGGACATGGAGGacgacctcctcctcgccggcgatcTCAAGTGGAAGTAAGAAAGATGATGCTTATCTCTCATTCGCAATTCCATGGAAATAATAATTAACCTTTCTCATCAACATTtaaaaaacataaacaactttCTTGACTCGAgctcgtgttttttttttgaattggcAGCGATTTCGTTCGCGTGGCTAAAAGGATCCGGATTATTCCTGCCAAGAAGTCAAGCAGGACGAAGAAATGCGGAGGAGGAAGTCTCGACAATTGATTGCTgcactttttttttataaaacataACATGTAATTATCTGTCTGCTTTCTCGATCGATACAGTGGGTCACTTCTCGTTTACTTGTTCGTCTTAATTAGTGTTGTTGTTAAAGACCTAAAGCAAAGAATCAAGTCCGTGTCGGCCTCCCTCTCGAGTCAATGATGATAGTTGATGATGTGTTGGTTCGCTAATTGCCTTGCCCTGATTGATTGAACATTTTGGATGGATTGGACCAGCTGATCTATCCATGTCGTAGTAGTGGCCGGCCACCGATCAACTGACCGAGTGTGCCATCGACGGTTGGGATCTCCCTGTTAACGCCAGCGTCCCGTTTGCGACTCGCGAACAGTAGCGCAACAGCGAAACGGATACCCGTAGCCATCGCGTCGCCACAGTACAGTACAGCACGGCCGGCGCGCAGCATCGATGGggaaggcgacggcgacggaATGTTGCGTGCGCGCGCGAATCGTGGAGCGCGTGCCCACTGCCCAGTGGGGAATCCAGAGGCGAGCAGCACGTTTCGTTCCTACTTCACTGTCACTGTCAGTCTGTCATGGTATGGTGGCCGCTGGAAGCCTGGAGGAcgacggaggaggaggatcatcggaggaagacgacgacgacgtggccGGCCGCGAGATCCGCGGAAGCACGCAGGCACGCGCGCGAGGGCGATGAGCCACGGAtggggaggaccggaggagacATGGAGTCATGGAGCTGGACGCCGGCAGAATTACTGCCATCAAGGGCATATCAGGAAAATCTCGATACAATAATACGAAGACGATGGATCTGAATATCTGATCTGTTGCACGACGAGTTGAACTTGCTCGACACTGGCTCGTCAGATCGCTGCTTGCTTTCCTGCTCGGCGTGCATGTTTGGGCTCGCGTCTGACAGCGGCacgaccgccggcgccgggccccGGCCGACCGGCGTACGTGCGTGGCGGGGGAAAGGGACGTATCAGACTCCGGGTCGCCGGGTCGGTGTCGCGTTTGGGGTTGGGACTCGCAGTCAGATGCCGTGACGACGCAGCGTGAGAAAGACAGGGAGTGGATGGCCACTGTGCGCGACACTGATCGTCTAGATGATTGCGAGCACAACCATGGCGGAATTCAATCAGCTCGCCCGTGTTTGGTTTCAGTCCCCGGGTCGAGCCAGTCGTGGAGGTCAAACATGGTGAGGTCACTCGCTGATCCAGATTCCAGATGCCGGAATTCGATGCCACTGCGATGCAAGCTCTCCTTGTGCGTCAGGAGAGCACTCGTTTCTGCTAACCAAATGCATCATATGGATCGTGCATGTTTCCATGCCATACATGTCGAAGTTTTTTTTAGGATGCAAAATGTCAAAGATTCGACCTGTGCATGCCTTggtgtttcttttttcttctcccaGGGGCTGTGGGATCCAAGTCATGTTAAGCTGTCGGGAACGTATCAGATGCAAACCAATTTTttcgtgcaaactatgaaaactttaATCTGggtcatcggatcaacatccaaagggCATGGGAATCGGATAATTTTATAATCTGGACCCGCCCATAGATtgagtaatcacacttttgcaaatccccctcccACCACAATGCGCCCCTCCCCTTGAATGTTGATCCGATGGTTCAGATTGaaattttcatagtttgcacggagaagtTGGTTTACACATGTTTTCTAAATTGTCagcctacttttttttttgagattaagTTGTCAGCATACTAGTTCATGCAATTAGAGGGAACGGGGCTACGCGGCC
This sequence is a window from Panicum virgatum strain AP13 chromosome 7K, P.virgatum_v5, whole genome shotgun sequence. Protein-coding genes within it:
- the LOC120643150 gene encoding auxin-responsive protein IAA33-like; this translates as MSTSGGNAASASFEQHAKRRPPASSGPSQQQQHRKLLRLSSVHDDDDVAAGVVPPVTVVLDGRCICHRVHLNRHTGYRSLAGALRRLFVDTGDDLGEDGLDLANAIPGHVVAYEDMEDDLLLAGDLKWNDFVRVAKRIRIIPAKKSSRTKKCGGGSLDN